In one Rutidosis leptorrhynchoides isolate AG116_Rl617_1_P2 chromosome 8, CSIRO_AGI_Rlap_v1, whole genome shotgun sequence genomic region, the following are encoded:
- the LOC139862846 gene encoding F-box protein At4g00755-like, with product METQLDFVQWLHTDMALKILSCLDDFADLIRASAVSRLWQNIVISNGLSKKLCIKRFPQLSCITRIIEPNHNIMPAGDDQATNTIERVAVKRDHLAYVSLFRALTSFPQTYCIADPVSASSTDNYPQESVMNTLDPRDRVLHRYSYWSSKGSDNPDTPETLIYNLTASFCIITEIHLHPFQAMFHLHFPIYSSKFVRFRMGHPKCWNEIDRDFIEVQECADDKFIWTYTSKMFPVAQENRLQRFELPEPVVCIGGYLQVELLGRVQKQEDDDKYYICVAHVQAIGRQLSPAFCVEFSEQSNNVTLKYDAKEFEDKMQSVCNGQNGSLSTSLLPVAWGNLPDFIHIVQVHEDGAEHEWGDIDWIIDEFLN from the exons ATGGAGACTCAGCTTGATTTCGTGCAGTGGCTTCATACTGACATGGCACTCAAAATACTTTCATGTCTGGACGATTTTGCTGATCTCATCCGCGCATCTGCTGTATCTCGGCTGTGGCAAAATATCG TGATCTCTAATGGACTTAGTAAGAAGCTATGCATTAAAAGATTTCCTCAGCTCTCTTGCATTACTCGTATAATCGAACCGAATCACAACATCATGCCAGCTGGCGATGATCAAGCAACTAATACTATTGAGCGTGTAGCGGTTAAGAGAGACCACCTTGCATATGTTTCCCTTTTTCGAGCACTAACGTCGTTCCCGCAAACGTATTGCATTGCCGATCCCGTAAGTGCCTCGAGCACCGACAACTACCCACAAGAAAGCGTTATGAATACTCTTGACCCGCGAGACAGAGTTCTACATCGGTACTCTTATTGGTCAAGTAAAGGAAGTGATAATCCGGACACACCCGAGACGTTGATTTATAACTTGACGGCTTCTTTTTGTATTATAACCGAAATCCACTTGCACCCGTTTCAAG CTATGTTTCACTTGCATTTTCCAATATATTCATCCAAATTTGTTCGATTTCGAATGGGTCATCCGAAATGTTGGAATGAGATAGATCGTGACTTCATTGAGGTACAAGAATGTGCAGATGACAAGTTTATCTGGACCTACACGTCAAAAATGTTTCCTGTTGCTCAG GAGAATCGATTACAAAGGTTCGAGTTGCCGGAGCCTGTTGTTTGCATCGGTGGTTATTTGCAAGTTGAACTGTTGGGTCGGGTTCAGAAACAAGAAGACGATGATAAATATTATATATG TGTGGCTCATGTTCAGGCAATAGGACGCCAACTGTCACCTGCGTTTTGTGTCGAGTTTTCTGAACAATCAAATAATGTAACTCTTAAATACGACGCCAAGGAATTTGAAGATAAAATGCAAAGTGTTTGCAATGGACAAAATGGTTCGCTTAGTACTAGTCTACTTCCTGTAGCCTGGGGAAATTTACCAGACTTTATACACATTGTACAAGTACATGAAGATGGTGCAGAACATGAATGGGGCGATATTGACTGGATCATTGATGAGTTTTTGAACTGA